One genomic region from Lates calcarifer isolate ASB-BC8 linkage group LG10, TLL_Latcal_v3, whole genome shotgun sequence encodes:
- the si:dkey-238o13.4 gene encoding uncharacterized protein si:dkey-238o13.4, which yields MSNSDRVVLALGGAGTVGSGIVKALLDKGFKVAVISRDSSRLERLRSFVSPNMKDNLITIVGNVGSEEGADQAKQALLTAVGKVTDVVSSLGFSWWQGGPPHTQSLKDLHWVIETLLFSTFVSWKAFFPLVRDDSSCTYTFITGGAGEKLLMPGTGFLTVGAASTLAFCQVLREEYPEVPCKLNQVKIDTGVATPERMAPGYLNHLDLGEAVATLVERRNTSHTIFTVNCPADLKTVLLERNL from the exons ATGTCAAACTCGGACAGGGTTGTGTTAGCTCTGGGAGGAGCGGGGACAGTGGGCTCTGGGATAGTTAAAGCGCTGCTGGATAAAG GTTTTAAAGTGGCAGTGATCTCCAGGGACAGCAGCCGGCTGGAGAGACTCCGATCATTCGTCTCTCCCAACATGAAGGATAACCTCATCACTATAGTGGGGAATGTGG GGTCAGAGGAGGGAGCAGATCAGGCAAAGCAGGCCCTGCTGACAGCTGTAGGAAAGGTGACTGATGTAGTTTCCTCTCTGGGCTTCAGCTGGTGGCAGGGAGGACCCCCACACACCCAGTCTCTCAAAGACCTTCActgg GTAATTGAGACATTACTTTTTAGCACGTTTGTGTCATGGAAGGCTTTCTTCCCCTTGGTGAGAGACGACTCCAGCTGTACCTACACCTTCATAACAG gaggagcaggagagaagcTGCTGATGCCTGGTACAGGCTTCCTGACGGTGGGAGCTGCCAGCACCCTGGCCTTCTGCCAGGTACTACGAGAGGAGTACCCTGAGGTGCCCTGTAAACTCAACCAG GTGAAGATTGACACAGGTGTAGCCACTCCAGAGCGCATGGCACCTGGTTACCTGAACCATCTGGACCTGGGTGAAGCTGTTGCCACCCTTGTGGAAAGGCGCAACACCTCTCATACCATTTTCACCGTCAACTGCCCTGCAGACTTAAAAACTGTCCTTCTGGAGAGGAACCTTTAG
- the spata2l gene encoding spermatogenesis associated 2-like: MSSSRQRARDLLTAYDHSLERQIVGRGSSLACRDEELWKQVEGLLKDGDAQETHCLGLDPLRVMEESLKAATASTTAASGGQVKTRGGLQGLAKAFEVLEQAALNLYLSPWRNEYKVVKMYSGMFTHYIKPVLSVPQIEKLFGLLGYQPSLSRHEQLFLQSIRTSPASLDDLLHLSCAFYLARCECRLLQMTLGNYAGEAQWELSVVRERQRGNSLQVALDNTRKTLKVNQPLMEPFNGEADVDLYTDEHVNGGQREVVVNDNESPCSLTWMTQSNASPPAVKTHSNGMTPLSSSSTSLPTREHLCISTLNYQLTERSSKESDSSRISTARRRQGRHPCEESRFDKADLQSQAGSLQLEAMGLSKSETEVSCSCLQSPHHYQSHCIECETWHSNTCALLEHCCSVEHSVVTSFSTAEEMKESGAVSTQSEILRVSDLRTSPSLTTSSAVMSSLSLCDKSIIHPISYHDCCNLSQLDPEVLCYSCSVFHSLKCRNVDYCKVHHTIKQLRECVCGKPCSRKPLVLCRYCGNEYCTDCWYRNPVICKCGQTFDQSSSV; the protein is encoded by the exons ATGAGCAGCTCCAGGCAGAGAGCCAGAGATCTACTGACAGCCTACGATCACAGTTTGGAGCGACAAATTGTTGGACGAGGCTCCAGCCTGGCATGTAGAGATGAGGAGCTATGGAAGCAGGTGGAGGGGCTGCTGAAGGATGGAGATGCTCAGGAGACACACTGCCTGGGTCTGGATCCACTGAGGGTGATGGAGGAGTCGCTCAAGGCAgcaacagcatcaacaacagcagccaGTGGTGGGCAGGTCAAAACCAGAGGGGGGCTGCAGGGCCTGGCTAAAGCTTTTGAAGTCCTGGAGCAAGCGGCCCTGAACCTGTACCTCAGTCCCTGGAGGAATGAGTACAAAGTAGTCAAG ATGTACTCCGGTATGTTCACCCACTACATCAAACCGGTGCTGTCAGTGCCACAGATTGAGAAACTGTTTGGCCTTTTGGGATACCAACCCAGCTTGTCTCGGCATGAACAGCTTTTTCTCCAGTCAATCAGAACCAGTCCTGCCTCTCTGGACGACCTCCTCCACTTGTCTTGTGCTTTCTACCTGGCCCGTTGTGAGTGTCGCCTTCTTCAAATGACTCTGGGAAACTATGCTGGTGAGGCCCAGTGGGAGCTGAGTgtggtgagagagaggcagagaggaaacagcCTACAG GTTGCATTGGACAACACCAGGAAGACACTCAAAGTCAATCAGCCACTGATGGAGCCTTTTAATGGAGAAGCGGACGTGGATCTGTACACAGATGAACATGTTAACGGGGGGCAGAGAGAGGTGGTTGTCAATGACAATGAGAGTCCCTGCTCCTTAACCTGGATGACTCAAAGCAATGCATCGCCCcctgctgtgaaaacacacagcaatgGAATGacacctctgtcctcctcatcCACATCCCTGCCCACCAGAGAACACCTCTGCATCTCTACACTCAACTACCAGCTGACCGAGAGGTCATCTAAGGAGTCAGACAGTAGCAGAATCTCCACAGCCAGGAGGAGGCAGGGCAGACATCCCTGTGAGGAGTCGAGGTTTGACAAAGCAGACTTACAGTCACAGGCAGGCAGTCTGCAGTTAGAAGCAATGGGGCTTTCAAAGAGTGAGACTGAAGTCAGCTGCAGCTGCCTCCAATCTCCTCATCATTACCAAAGTCACTGCATTGAATGTGAAACTTGGCACAGTAACACATGTGCCTTACTTGAGCATTGCTGTAGTGTGGAGCACAGTGTGGTAACCTCTTTCAGTACAgctgaagaaatgaaagaatcaGGAGCAGTGTCAACACAGAGTGAAATTCTCAGAGTGAGTGACCTGAGAACATCACCAAGTCTCACCACCAGCAGCGCAGTAATGTCCTCCTTATCTCTCTGTGATAAATCCATAATTCATCCAATCTCCTATCATGACTGCTGCAACCTCTCCCAGCTTGACCCGGAGGTCCTGTGTTACAGCTGCAGTGTCTTCCATTCCCTTAAATGCAGAAATGTAGACTACTGCAAAGTTCATCACACAATCAAACaactgagagagtgtgtgtgtgggaagccATGTTCCAGAAAGCCTCTGGTTCTGTGCAGGTATTGTGGAAATGAGTATTGTACAGATTGTTGGTACAGAAATCCTGTTATCTGCAAATGTGGCCAAACTTTTGACCAGTCATCGTCAGTGTGA
- the pdf gene encoding peptide deformylase, mitochondrial, translating into MRSYLQYLKHKIISPPSPPYTHVCQVGDPVLRSHAAAVDPAAITGPEIQKVINTMVKVMRKLNCVGLSAPQIGVPLRIMVLEYPESMLADSSTASREARGISVQPLRIFVNPQMRVLDGQTVLFQEACESISGFSATVPRYLSVEVSGLNEKCEAVTWQASGWPARIVQHEMDHLNGVLYIDRMDSKTFININWQIHNE; encoded by the exons ATGCGCTCCTATCTTCAGTACCTAAAACACAAGATTATATCCCCTCCCAGTCCCCCATATACTCATGTGTGCCAGGTAGGGGACCCAGTGCTACGTTCACATGCCGCTGCTGTTGACCCTGCAGCTATAACAGGCCCTGAGATCCAAAAGGTCATCAACACCATGGTGAAAGTGATGCGGAAACTAAATTGTGTGGGACTGAGTGCACCTCAGATTGGAGTGCCACTGCGCATCATGGTCCTGGAATATCCTGAGAGCATGCTGGCAGACAGTTCGACTGCATCGAGGGAGGCCCGTGGTATCTCCGTCCAGCCCCTGAGGATCTTTGTCAACCCCCAAATGAGGGTTCTGGATGGACAGACTGTGCTCTTTCAGGAAGCCTGTGAGAGCATCTCAGGCTTCTCTGCCACAGTCCCTCGCTACCTGTCTGTGGAAGTATCTG GTCTGAATGAAAAGTGTGAAGCTGTCACATGGCAGGCCAGTGGCTGGCCAGCTCGTATCGTCCAACATGAGATGGACCACCTGAATGGGGTCCTCTACATTGACCGCATGGACAGCAAGACCTTCATCAACATCAACTGGCAGATACACAATGAatag
- the LOC108902252 gene encoding uncharacterized protein LOC108902252, with product MDRELQAEKKCLQRFSKLSLWIIEYVWAHKRMDIQEVVDRSDLPDMDSQPLSIEDSWRLRVASAQIYSIVKNRDLEHFDRVMAFLEATYRLLPRLVAPIKHMKIMFGLKTLVIMWMLREGRGMVDTVFKITQFFPSKLPQYQDQCNQHEMSLMRKNNLDFKALAQALAVDKDKREDYIKKHMEEHYGEHYAQKVEERLLHYLHQLETVIPGDTFIDKILKKNSPVTEEEKLLLEVVTSDSKTIATTLRKLLHCDVVSCRPDQVSQSLEHGENEMESSQLSKSVLVVSSPKALHKSVEVKAPLQFQSKVLKRGEEALQGVSTDSCILWKDNSHSDITRRQQTKEHGKVEEESSNKGKQEMSERSREFVQEAPSFPQFCSRHQRWVKSILQECPDECSEDLLLQADVSSSPPLFQSSLSTTSSQDLTPSDLVPCPPDQQDPPSQTSTHPQTAVQVSEHVNLKDQSSGSAGNSSETKSLPQPSSTLFSPIVRLIDFVSTFKPHQVSPDYLIMSSTKQAASTSSPQVLTIPHCRTSRDEDTSFDQLKSAAPANHPATMYNVSQSCPRLSRELRPTVTNSFSPNPSAEQFTKASSDYSISTHDASQSGTLSSVCTANQIPSSTKSSQQVVPQNSIKPHPQTHTSSPFPLNTQPHSIVVSSSSFSDSLAVRSETCRVHRAQLRLSLQSQAVLLQSTLLQPYVSLTRLSAQECYRVTKGRSSAGHVEPALQGSSDDESKKEEGDLDSSFDLNTLYSSQSSGGDSEGSLIYDPDYKPCVKKKRLLLKYETAKSLNHT from the exons ATGGACAGAGAGCTACAGGCAGAGAAGAAGTGTTTACAGAGATTCTCAAAGCTATCACTGTGGATCATAGAGTATGTCTGGGCTCACAAGAGGATGGACATACAAGAGG TTGTGGACCGTTCCGATTTGCCAGACATGGACTCCCAGCCTCTCAGTATTGAAGATTCATGGAGGCTGCGTGTTGCCTCTGCACAAATATACTCCATTGTGAAGAACAGAGACTTGGAGCACTTTGACAGAGTGATGGCCTTTCTGGAAGCCACCTACAGACTTTTACCCAGACTGGTGGCTCCCATCAAACACATGAAGATCATGTTTGGCCTTAAAACCTTG GTCATTATGTGGATGCTCAGGGAGGGTCGAGGAATGGTTGATACTGTGTTTAAAATCACCCAGTTCTTCCCAAGTAAACTGCCTCAATACCAAGATCAGTGT AACCAACATGAGATGTCCCTCATGAGGAAGAACAATCTGGATTTTAAGGCTCTGGCACAAGCTCTTGCTGTGGACAAGGACAAACGAGAAGATTATATTAAG aAACATATGGAGGAGCACTATGGTGAACATTATGCACAGAAAGTAGAAGAGAGACTGTTGCACTATCTACACCAGCTGGAGACTGTGATACCAGGAGATACTTTCATTGAtaag ATACTAAAGAAAAACAGTCCTGTTACTgaagaggagaagctgctgttgGAAGTAGTTACTTCTGACTCCAAGACCATAGCAACAACTCTAAGGAAACTGCTGCACTGTG ATGTTGTCTCCTGTCGTCCAGATCAGGTTTCTCAGTCATTAGAACATGGAGAGAATGAAATGGAAAGCTCTCAACTCTCAAAGTCTGTTCTGGTTGTCAGCTCCCCAAAAGCTCTTCATAAGTCAGTGGAAGTCAAAGCTCCCCTACAGTTTCAGTCAAAGGTTttaaagagaggagaagaagctCTCCAAGGAGTATCCACAGATAGCTGCATTTTGTGGAAGGATAACAGTCATTCAGATATTACACGGCGTCAACAAACAAAGGAGCATGGTAaggtggaggaagagagcagtAACAAAGGAAAGCAGGAAATGAGTGAGAGAAGCAGGGAGTTTGTTCAGGAGGCTCCCTCCTTTCCTCAGTTCTGTTCTAGACACCAGCGATGGGTGAAGAGCATCCTGCAGGAGTGTCCTGACGAGTGTTCAGAGGACCTGCTACTTCAGGCCGAtgtttcttcatctcctccactgtTCCAGTCATCCTTATCCACTACCTCATCACAGGACCTCACCCCCTCTGACCTCGTTCCATGTCCCCCTGACCAACAAGATCCACCTTCACAAACCAGTACCCATCCCCAGACAGCAGTGCAAGTATCTGAACATGTAAACCTCAAAGATCAGAGCTCTGGATCAGCAGGCAATTCCTCTGAAACAAAATCTCTTCCCCAGCCCTCGTCCACTTTGTTTTCCCCAATTGTCCGACTGATAGATTTCGTCTCTACCTTTAAACCCCATCAAGTGTCTCCAGATTACCTTATCATGTCTAGTACTAAGCAGGCAGCTTCTACTTCCAGTCCTCAGGTACTAACCATTCCTCACTGCCGTACCTCAAGGGACGAAGACACTTCATTTGATCAGTTAAAAAGTGCAGCCCCAGCAAATCACCCAGCCACAATGTACAATGTATCTCAGTCTTGTCCCAGACTTTCAAGAGAACTCAGACCGACTGTCACTAACAGTTTCAGTCCAAACCCTTCAGCTGAGCAGTTCACAAAGGCCTCATCCGATTACAGTATCTCTACACATGATGCCTCTCAATCAGGGACTCTATCCTCGGTCTGTACTGCTAATCAAATCCCTTCATCTACCAAATCATCTCAACAGGTTGTCCCTCAGAACTCCATCAAACCTCAtcctcagacacacaccagcagccCCTTTCCTTTAAACACCCAACCACACTCCATTGTcgtttcctcttcctccttttctgaTAGTCTGGCTGTCAGGTCTGAGACCTGCAGAGTCCACAGAGCCCAGCTGAGGTTATCACTACAAAGTCAGGCTGTGCTGTTGCAGTCCACATTGCTACAGCCCTATGTGAGTCTTACTAGGCTGAGTGCTCAGGAGTGTTACCGAGTGACCAAGGGGAGATCCTCAGCTGGACATGTAGAGCCCGCATTACAAGGCAGCAGTGATGATGAGAgcaagaaggaggagggagatttAGATTCTTCTTTTGATCTGAACACTCTTTACTCCAGTCAGTCTTCAGGTGGTGACAGCGAGGGCTCGCTTATTTACGACCCTGACTACAAACCTTGcgttaaaaagaaaagactacTGTTAAAGTATGAGACTGCAAAGAGCCTGAATCACACATAA